AGTGCTCATCTCCGCCGATGACCAGCAGCCGGGCGTCCGTCTGAGGTTTTAAAAGACTCATCGCCTGCACCAGGTTGTCTATGCCTTTGAGCGCCTCGATGCGCCCGATGAAAAGAATGATTTTGCCATCGCCAAGGCCGAGAGAGCGCCGCGCCTCAATCCTGTCTTGAGGCTTGAACAGGTCGGTATCGACACCGCAGGGGACGACGCTTATCTTATCAGCCTGCGCTCCGTATAGGCGCACCAGCTCTGCTTTTTCAGGCGAGGTGGCGCAGACAATACGTTGCGAGCCATCCACCAGCTCTTTTTCGGCAGCCAGCCTGACAGCGGACTCGGCCTCGCCGACCGGCAGGTGGTTCTTGATGGCTCCCAGCGTATGGAACATGACCGCATGGGGGATGCCCCACTGGTGGGCAAAACGCAGCCCCACAGAGCCGGAAAGCCAGTAGTGGCTGTGCACCAGGTCGTATCTGTCCCCATCGCCCTGTGAGAAAGCTTCCATATTCAAAATAAAGTTGGGCAGGTGTTCGTACTGTGCCATCTTGCCCATGTCTTCCACCGGCCCGGCCTGGATATGGATGACGCGCACATTCTCTGATGGATGGTCCACCTGGGCGTCGCGCGGGTCGTGGGCGCGCGTGTAGATGTCCACGCAGTGCCCCAGCCTCCCCAACTCGCGCGAAAGCTCGCGCACATAGACGTTCATGCCGCCGGTGTCGCGCGTGCCGAGCTGCCCCAGGGGACAGCTATGAATACTGAACATGGCGATGCTTAATCTTGATGACATAGGTAGAAAACTTTACTGGAGGTCGATGACGCAGCGGGAGAGCTTTGCTTCGCGGCCTCCAAGGCGGAATTTATAGACCTCAGAACCTTTCAGAAAATCGAAACCTTTTTTGCGCTCTTCTATGGCCTGCTTTATGCAGTACAGCTTTGAGACCAGTCCGACGTTCATTTCAGCGTACTGCGGCATATATCCACTATTATACAAATATATTCTATCATTGTGTTCAAAGTAAAGTATAGCCGCCACACGCGCCACGCCTACATCCAGAAAAGCCAGCCTGAGCAGCCCATAAGATGACATGGCAGCCGCTATCTTTTGGAAAAAGGAGCGCATTTCGACAGTCATGAACAAGGCCTTGTCGTGCCGGCTTTCCGTCATCATTTGGAAGAAA
The Dehalococcoidia bacterium genome window above contains:
- a CDS encoding glycosyltransferase family 1 protein; translated protein: MSSRLSIAMFSIHSCPLGQLGTRDTGGMNVYVRELSRELGRLGHCVDIYTRAHDPRDAQVDHPSENVRVIHIQAGPVEDMGKMAQYEHLPNFILNMEAFSQGDGDRYDLVHSHYWLSGSVGLRFAHQWGIPHAVMFHTLGAIKNHLPVGEAESAVRLAAEKELVDGSQRIVCATSPEKAELVRLYGAQADKISVVPCGVDTDLFKPQDRIEARRSLGLGDGKIILFIGRIEALKGIDNLVQAMSLLKPQTDARLLVIGGDEHSQAEVSRLEDMTRQLGISDAVEFLGTVAQSRLPLYYNAADVSVVASYYESFCLVILESLACGTPVLSTKVGVAPAVIRDGQNGCLVSDNNPQNLADGLAAVLDSESVDAQLIRQSVLEYDWSAIARKIEIEYQAILASKNLTQKATA